One genomic region from Chloroherpetonaceae bacterium encodes:
- a CDS encoding DUF721 domain-containing protein, protein MSYRNQPKPVSTVLDKVYHDLLSEQNADEFYALKNWSKVVGVHIAKVSEVEKLVGGTLFVKVKSAAWRNELIFKKAGIIEQINTKVGREVVKEIHFK, encoded by the coding sequence TTGTCGTACAGAAATCAACCAAAGCCAGTATCAACAGTTTTAGACAAGGTATATCACGATTTACTCAGTGAACAAAATGCTGATGAGTTTTATGCCTTAAAAAATTGGTCTAAAGTGGTAGGCGTTCATATCGCAAAAGTTTCCGAGGTAGAAAAGTTGGTAGGGGGAACTCTTTTTGTAAAAGTTAAAAGCGCGGCTTGGAGAAATGAATTAATTTTCAAAAAGGCAGGCATAATTGAACAAATCAACACCAAAGTAGGGAGAGAAGTGGTGAAGGAAATTCACTTTAAGTAA
- a CDS encoding YHS domain-containing protein yields the protein MKTKIIILVMISFGSFFLFSKSNAQETPKGKNKPSIFNAFCPISGEPVKPEANTIEFEGKVFGFCCNGCDTKFKKNPVKYASRISKDGKKFIGKPDKEMH from the coding sequence ATGAAAACGAAAATCATCATTTTGGTTATGATTTCATTTGGCAGCTTTTTTCTATTCTCAAAAAGCAATGCACAAGAAACCCCAAAAGGAAAAAACAAGCCTTCAATTTTTAATGCATTTTGTCCTATTTCAGGCGAACCGGTTAAACCCGAAGCAAATACCATTGAATTCGAGGGTAAAGTTTTCGGCTTTTGTTGTAATGGCTGTGATACCAAGTTCAAGAAAAATCCGGTGAAATATGCATCTCGCATCAGTAAGGATGGGAAGAAGTTTATCGGCAAACCCGATAAAGAAATGCATTAA
- a CDS encoding heavy metal-associated domain-containing protein — MQQKFIVKGMTCNGCAQTVSNQLKQHPGVEDATVSFLSGEATLQTVQTLRSDELQHLLGLKYTIHPFLSSPPNLNIASEVENDSFIEGTKIQPLKGFSTYRPIFLIFGYILLASVIEPLATRSFNIMQSMERFMAGFFLVFSFFKLLNLKGFAESYAMYDIIAKSFPQWGYVYAFIELGLGIFYLIGLLPLATNLITFIVMSVSIVGVFQSVMSKNQFQCACLGTVFNLPMSSVTIIEDALMILMSFLMIILLTY; from the coding sequence ATGCAACAGAAGTTTATAGTTAAAGGAATGACTTGTAATGGCTGTGCTCAAACCGTTTCCAACCAATTGAAACAGCACCCGGGAGTAGAAGATGCTACAGTTTCCTTTTTAAGTGGCGAAGCTACTTTGCAGACAGTACAAACCCTAAGGAGCGATGAGCTTCAACATCTTTTGGGGTTAAAGTACACGATTCATCCGTTTCTTTCATCTCCCCCTAATCTTAACATAGCATCTGAAGTTGAAAATGACTCATTTATTGAAGGTACAAAAATTCAGCCCTTGAAAGGGTTTTCAACCTATCGTCCAATTTTTTTGATTTTTGGTTACATCCTACTTGCCAGTGTGATTGAACCTCTTGCAACACGTTCTTTCAACATCATGCAATCTATGGAAAGGTTTATGGCAGGTTTTTTTCTTGTTTTTTCGTTTTTCAAGCTCTTAAATCTCAAAGGCTTTGCAGAAAGCTACGCTATGTATGATATTATCGCAAAAAGCTTTCCACAGTGGGGTTATGTTTATGCGTTCATTGAACTTGGGCTCGGAATTTTCTACCTCATTGGCCTACTTCCATTAGCAACAAATCTCATCACATTTATCGTGATGAGCGTGAGCATTGTTGGAGTCTTCCAAAGTGTAATGAGTAAGAATCAATTCCAATGCGCATGCTTAGGCACTGTATTTAACCTTCCAATGAGCAGTGTTACGATTATCGAAGACGCTTTAATGATTCTGATGAGTTTTCTGATGATAATTCTTCTCACTTATTAG
- a CDS encoding CusA/CzcA family heavy metal efflux RND transporter: MIEKIIRWSAKNRWIVLTVYLVACGYGFYSVSELPVDAIPDLSENQVIVYSEYMGRSPEVVENQITYPISTALQGLAEVKAVRAASMFGMSFVFIIFNDDVDIYFARTRVQEKLSTVQTDLPKGVIPKMGPDGTGVGHIYWYTLKSRNHDLGSLRSIQDWFVRRHLQSVEGVAEVASIGGFVKQYQVDVSAQKLQMFNLSIFDITSVIEKNNEVGGKLIEINDAEFFIRGQGYIRTLEEIENLPIITRSNGIPVLIKQVATVQIGGDIRRGILESNGEGETVGGIVVLRQGQNADKVINRVKEKIKEISVGLPEGVSIETSYDRTDLIQAAISTLKKTLLETAVVVSIVVALFLLHFRSIIRIIIEIPVSVLIAFILMKTFGISSNIMSLGGIILAIGVIVDASMVLVENAYRNIAKAQQAKPDLSEDEIEKISVDSAVQVGRAIYFSELIILVAFLPVFFLKGQEGKLFHPLVFTKTFTMIGSLVVVITLIPVLMTLLMKGNFRLEHENPLTRFFITIYEPILKWSLHHRKTILCLNLLALLATIPMSLKIGSEFMPPLDEGSILFMPVTLPTVSAPEIARILKRQDQVIKSIPEVSAVLGKAGKAETATDNAPLSMIETIILLKPQSEWRKGLTKKQIIAELDSKLQIPGVRNGWTQPIINRISMLATGIRTDVGLKIYGTNLDTLEKLAIEAETLLKSVDGAADVVAERTQGGNYLDLSPKQFELSRFGVSISDLQNFIETAIGGENLSKIVEGRERYPIRVRLERISREDIEEIKRIPFPVNPTNTNPISPKFSSSFSPPENSNSMGMNLSSTSPVSTANQISRTSSLNLSTVSLSPFVPLSELAEVILRKGPTMIQSENGQLRSAVLFNIRNRDLGSVVEDAKEIVSQNLKIPSGYSVSWSGQYEQKQHAERTLLLIIPVVLLIIFLLLYLTFKDFKESIIVMLSVPFALVGGVYMIFFLGFNFSVAVWVGFIALYGVAVETGVVMVLYLHESLDSKIQQYSKENIPIIDKAIILQATIEGSVLRLRPKLMTVITSMIGLIPIMWATGTGIDVMKPLAAPMIGGLLTSAVHVLLVTPILFVYTKEFALKKGLLTISKMSTKFD, from the coding sequence ATGATCGAAAAAATCATACGCTGGAGTGCGAAAAATCGCTGGATAGTACTCACAGTTTACCTCGTGGCTTGTGGATACGGCTTTTACTCTGTTTCTGAGTTACCCGTGGATGCGATTCCCGATCTCTCTGAAAATCAAGTAATCGTTTACAGCGAGTATATGGGTAGATCTCCCGAGGTGGTTGAGAATCAAATTACTTATCCAATTTCCACAGCTCTTCAAGGACTTGCAGAGGTTAAAGCCGTGCGTGCGGCTTCTATGTTCGGGATGAGTTTTGTTTTTATCATTTTCAACGATGATGTCGATATCTACTTTGCAAGAACTCGTGTTCAAGAAAAACTTTCCACTGTTCAAACTGATTTGCCGAAAGGGGTAATTCCCAAAATGGGGCCGGACGGTACCGGAGTTGGACATATTTATTGGTACACGCTCAAAAGCAGAAATCACGATTTAGGGTCTCTTCGCTCTATCCAAGATTGGTTTGTAAGAAGACATCTGCAGTCAGTTGAAGGTGTTGCTGAAGTCGCAAGTATTGGCGGTTTTGTTAAGCAGTATCAAGTGGATGTATCCGCACAAAAATTGCAGATGTTTAATCTCTCAATCTTCGATATCACTTCTGTTATTGAAAAAAACAATGAAGTCGGTGGCAAACTTATTGAGATTAATGATGCAGAATTTTTTATTCGAGGGCAAGGTTATATCCGAACTTTAGAAGAAATTGAAAACCTTCCCATTATTACTCGTTCCAATGGAATCCCAGTGTTAATCAAACAAGTTGCTACGGTTCAAATAGGTGGAGACATAAGGCGCGGAATTCTTGAATCTAATGGAGAAGGTGAAACAGTTGGCGGTATTGTAGTGTTAAGGCAAGGTCAAAACGCAGATAAAGTCATAAACCGTGTAAAAGAAAAAATAAAAGAGATCTCGGTTGGCCTTCCTGAAGGTGTATCAATTGAAACCTCCTACGATCGAACAGATCTCATTCAAGCTGCGATTTCTACGCTAAAAAAAACACTCCTCGAAACTGCTGTCGTTGTTTCAATCGTTGTGGCATTGTTTCTTCTTCATTTCAGAAGTATCATTCGCATCATCATTGAAATACCCGTTTCAGTTTTGATTGCATTCATTTTGATGAAAACCTTTGGTATTTCGTCTAATATTATGAGTTTGGGAGGTATCATTCTTGCAATTGGGGTTATTGTAGATGCTTCAATGGTACTTGTTGAAAACGCTTATCGAAATATTGCAAAAGCTCAGCAAGCCAAGCCAGATTTATCCGAAGATGAAATTGAAAAAATTTCAGTGGACTCTGCTGTGCAAGTAGGAAGAGCGATTTACTTCTCTGAACTGATTATTCTTGTAGCTTTTCTTCCGGTTTTTTTCCTCAAAGGCCAAGAGGGGAAATTGTTCCATCCACTCGTATTTACCAAAACGTTTACGATGATTGGCTCTTTAGTTGTAGTCATTACCCTTATCCCAGTGCTGATGACTTTATTAATGAAGGGTAACTTTAGGTTGGAACATGAAAATCCTCTAACCCGCTTTTTTATCACCATTTATGAACCAATTCTTAAATGGAGCCTTCATCATCGAAAAACCATCCTTTGCTTAAATCTTCTTGCTTTACTGGCTACAATTCCAATGTCTTTAAAAATTGGTTCAGAGTTTATGCCGCCACTCGATGAAGGCTCAATTTTGTTTATGCCCGTTACATTACCCACGGTTTCAGCCCCCGAAATCGCTCGAATTCTCAAACGCCAAGATCAAGTCATCAAATCAATCCCTGAGGTTTCTGCCGTATTAGGAAAAGCCGGTAAAGCGGAAACCGCAACCGATAATGCACCCCTCAGTATGATCGAAACCATTATTCTCTTAAAACCACAGTCTGAGTGGCGAAAGGGATTAACCAAAAAGCAAATTATCGCAGAATTAGATTCAAAACTTCAAATACCCGGTGTTCGAAATGGGTGGACGCAACCTATTATTAACAGAATTAGTATGCTTGCAACCGGCATCCGTACAGATGTTGGCCTAAAAATTTATGGTACCAATCTTGACACCTTAGAGAAATTAGCCATTGAAGCAGAAACTCTCCTTAAATCCGTTGATGGTGCTGCCGATGTAGTAGCCGAAAGAACTCAAGGAGGCAACTATCTTGATCTCAGTCCTAAGCAATTTGAACTATCCCGTTTTGGGGTTTCAATTTCTGATCTCCAAAATTTTATTGAAACTGCAATCGGCGGTGAAAACCTTTCAAAAATTGTTGAAGGCCGTGAACGCTACCCAATTCGGGTACGTTTAGAACGCATATCTCGCGAAGACATTGAAGAAATAAAACGTATCCCATTTCCCGTCAATCCTACAAATACAAACCCGATTAGTCCTAAATTTTCATCTTCTTTTTCTCCGCCTGAAAATTCTAATTCTATGGGGATGAATTTATCCTCAACCTCACCTGTAAGCACTGCAAATCAAATTTCAAGAACTTCTTCATTGAATCTCTCCACAGTTTCTCTTAGCCCTTTTGTTCCATTGTCTGAGTTGGCCGAAGTTATATTGAGAAAAGGACCAACAATGATTCAAAGTGAAAATGGGCAGCTTCGTTCAGCAGTCCTTTTTAACATTCGTAATCGCGATCTTGGTAGTGTTGTAGAAGATGCAAAAGAGATTGTTTCCCAAAACTTAAAGATTCCATCGGGATATTCAGTTTCTTGGAGCGGACAGTATGAACAAAAACAACATGCCGAACGAACTTTACTTTTAATAATCCCCGTTGTACTACTCATTATCTTCCTGCTACTTTATCTCACCTTCAAAGATTTCAAGGAATCGATAATCGTGATGCTTTCTGTTCCCTTTGCACTTGTTGGGGGTGTTTATATGATTTTTTTCTTGGGATTTAATTTTTCTGTTGCAGTATGGGTCGGGTTCATTGCCTTATACGGTGTTGCCGTAGAAACTGGCGTCGTGATGGTTTTGTATTTGCACGAATCTTTGGATAGCAAAATTCAACAGTACTCTAAAGAGAATATCCCCATTATTGATAAAGCCATAATTCTTCAAGCCACCATTGAAGGGTCTGTCCTTAGGTTACGACCAAAATTGATGACTGTGATTACTTCAATGATTGGTCTTATCCCAATTATGTGGGCGACAGGGACAGGCATTGATGTCATGAAACCACTCGCCGCCCCTATGATCGGAGGGCTTCTTACCTCTGCCGTTCATGTACTTTTAGTTACGCCCATACTATTTGTCTATACAAAAGAATTTGCTCTTAAAAAGGGGTTGCTTACGATTTCAAAAATGTCAACCAAATTCGATTGA